In Rutidosis leptorrhynchoides isolate AG116_Rl617_1_P2 chromosome 6, CSIRO_AGI_Rlap_v1, whole genome shotgun sequence, the DNA window tgcacaagtagtcaagtaagtgctatctatagcaaatgtatgtcagaatgcaatggctaacaatccggttgtagtctagattcactaatgtgtcctaacgactctgtcagacacactaatacatatcctagttccctacaaccaacgctctgataccatctgtagcgacccgacaaaatcgtcattgacggtgccgtctacttaggtcccgttgcgtggtcatagtctctatatgagacgcgtttgaccaaaatcatgtcgcattcatttgaaatgtacaaaacttgcaaagtttagtttacaaaacggttcgacaacaagtttaagtttacaaaagttataaagtgtaaatgaaataacttgcgacaaaattagtttaaaatcacggtttgctataaatagcaaaagtatgtaagctttaagtttgaatccaaaagcgctatccctagcgtatgcatgtatacttgactccaagcaagtaatcaaagtgcgtGGAAGCAtaaatcaagtagccaagtatgaacctgagaaacatatagaaaactgtcaacgaaaaacgttggtgaaatcatagatgtagtaataaacgttatttttgaatcacaagatttagtatttccataaaattgatcatccaaaagttgcattccaaaagtttgttcgcgagcacccaattatcaagacttaacgtttccttccatagaaccccatcacaatagtgttagaacatacactgtttctcaaaaatatatttcatccgtagacggtagcgaaccgtccgaaatgagggtttgtcaaacccgtatggccacacaatataagttctcgcttacaccctgcaagtgtaactaatgataatcgaattgaggatttttgttctaactcgctgtggaatgtttgtttcatcgtacttgtgttcaaagtataaaagtaagtagtacaaaatgtaacaaagtatatgtttctcagcccacaatttaaaagtataaaaagttgttgaaaaggtgggactatgatctcacctcgagtgcaagagtataatagtacttcacaagtaacgtatgcaagaacgaatgctagtcttgacctaaacaaataggtttgtatcaatatcggtaaacacggtcggtcaaagtgttcaattagtcctatggctcgttacgactcgattaagtagtatgtgaatcaaattatcacgtttcatgcaagatacaagtatagaagcgagttagaaagattgtataagtattcggttaagttttgctaaaagtcaaacttggtcgggtcaaagtcaacgaaaaagtcaacacgttcgggtcgggtcctgaactatttttctgaggtttttaatcatatataagcatgttggtcaagtttcatgttaatcggaggtgcgtagcatagttagaattaaacgaaaaacgacaattttggacagcccctgatagttcatctggacggcgtccaaaatggctggacggcgtccagtattgaaggcctggacggcgtccaaaaggctggacggcgtcctagtctgaagggctggacggcgtccaagaatctggacggcgtccagatctgtatccaggccctgttttgctgcaacaaagaaatgcacgaaccaaaactcaaacaatcccaatttatgacccgcaaacaatcaaaacatgtatcctatatcatcgggaaggtattttgacaaaggatacaactaaccacatatcatcaatcgagtttatcatttacaacaacaaaaacctcgtcaagagatcgttaaatgttcataatcaaagtctcaagttcgcaaaatgcatttcatgattcgggaatccaatttatacatatgatatgccgttttgaaggtaacgaaacatacaatacaactaaacacttactaacaatgtttcatggcattcaaatcatcaaaagtccattttaagagctatcaaaccctagccaagaatcacaaaatcaataatcatgttagtgatgtttttccaaatcaacctacacaccaaattgaagctagtgatactagtaacacaattaaaacatgaactttaacaatttaacaacattaactcatccaaaatcaaagattaagcacacccatttcaattgttcatactagttactcaaaacaacaaatcgagcaagtaaatcatatattcatgctagacacgagccatagacactaactaacaccatttcaaatcaaaaacacgaatttagagaaatctagagttttagaaatgttacccaaacgagatgaagttggtatcaaattgtagaggatgaagagaggattccaaatacgtaatttgttttgatgttggcctcctagatcgaatttagatgatgaatgattgaattgggtaaatgtgtgtgtgttcttgctagagagaaagagagagagagatggagatgattgaatggtggtgattggggtggactagttgacctagtcaactagtttgccccgtgtcaattttagtccctcgaatttagaagcgggtgcgggattttaccgaacgaatattttgaaaacgctaaagtaaacgagtgatgttataattaaataacggaaatattatgaacgttagtcaacggaaactacgaatttagataacggaagatattatctaaaaaaaaaagacggtcgttaaaataatttaacggaaaaatgcgggatgttacatacaaCACGTCTATTTGCAGAAGTCTGTTATATTTGGTGGCAAtttgaaatatttaatttttaaatttttaaaaaatttaaaattttgaatattttaaaatttttggcGGGTTTAAAAAAATAtcccggaacacgtctaattgcaaatAGATGAACACGTCTAATTGTAACTACaagaacacgtctaattgcaactagATGAACACGTCTTATTGAATCTAGATGACCACGTCTAATAGTGACTAACGGAATATACAGGAACACGTCTAATAGTAACTAACGGAACACGTTTAGTTGTaactaacggaacacgtctaaatgaaactaacggaacacgtctaattgaagataacggaacacgtctaaaagaCACAAACGGAACAGACGATTTGACAACACGTCTAATTACTAGTTTTTAAAGCGGTTCCTTGAACCGCACTATATGAGTACACTCATTTGGAGCCCTCACATGTAGACGTGTTGCGGAACACGTCTAAAAGCCTTTTCCCACACGTCTAAAAGAGCTGGAATGTAGTAGTGAACAAAGGATGGTTTTTCCTTTGTTATTAAGTTATCATCTACTGTACTATTCTATTTTAGAATGTTCCATTTAATTATTCAtgttcataaataaataaataaaaataatgagaTAAAGCTTTTTTATACCCTGAATTCATGCATTTACGACAAAATGATATATAAAAAGTAAGAAGTAGAACTAAAAAGTGAACAAAAAATATAATGTAATAATGATATTCTTCAAATCGTGTGATTTTTATTTCACGACAGACAATAGACTTGGGACGGATGAAAATACTATTCATATTACTAAGTACGTGCATGTACATGGTACACTAACAGGGttaaaattgaaattaaaataCTAACTCCGTTCGGAATTTATGGTATAATGTTTTCGATTTTGAATCTCTAAATTTAACTATCTACCTTCGAAAACATATAGAATGGAATAATAATCAAGTTCCTTCATGTAATTGATACATGATGGACACATCGTGGCCTATTATATTTGACTCAATAGTGATCGTTAATTAAGTCATGAATAATGTTAGACTTTTCCTTGTTGATATATTTAGTCGCTACAATTCCAGTCTTCTTAAGCCAATAATTTGCATAACAAAACAAAATCCAAGTGGTTGCAAGACATGTTAATAAATCAATTAATTAAATTATGCATTTTGAACTAGCTAGCCGACTGCTTTGACTCCTTGTATATATCTATAAATATCACACATTGAGCATGGTAATTGGTATCACAAACACACTCACCAACAAAACAAAACATAAACATTCAATCTTATTCTTGTATCTCAAGTCTTTTTTGTTCATACATTTCAAGAACCATGGGAGCAGGTGGTCGAATGTCGGATTCATCGAATCAAGCAAACGATCTCCTAAAACGTGTCCCAACCGATCCACCATTCTCACTAAGCGATCTCAAGAAAGCAATCCCTGCTCACTGTTTCGATCGATCTGTTATTCGTTCATCTTACTACGTTGTTCATGATCTCATCATTACTTACGTCTTCTACTACCTCGCAAACACATACATCCCTCTTATCCCCGCTCCTTTCGCTTACTTAGCGTGGCCGGTTTATTGGTTTTGTCAAGCAAGTATTCTCACCGGTTTATGGGTGATCGGTCACGAATGTGGTCATCATGCCTTTAGTGACTATCAGTTGATCGATGATGTCGTTGGATTCGTTCTTCATTCTGCTCTTTTTACGCCCTATTTCTCATGGAAATACAGCCATCGTAGTCATCACGCCAACACAAACTCACTCGATAACGATGAAGTTTACATTCCTAAACGTAAATCCAAAGTCATGATTTATTCCAAAATCCTCAACAATCCGCCCGGTCGAGTTTTCACCTTGGTGTTCAGGTTAACTCTAGGCTTCCCTTTATACCTTTTAACCAATGTTTCCGGGAAGAAATACGAAAGGTTTGCGAACCATTTTGATCCGCTGAGTCCGATTTTCACTGAGCGCGAACGAATTCAAGTTGTCCTATCGGATCTTGGTATTATTGGTGTATTTTATGCACTTAGACTACTTGTAGCGGCAAAAGGGTTGAGTTGGGTGATGTCCATGTATGTGATTCCTGTAATCGGTGTGCACGCTTTCTTCGTTTTGATCACTTATTTGCATCACACACATCTTTCATTGCCTCATTATGATTCGACCGAATGGAAATGGATCAAAGGAGCTTTATCTACGATCGATAGAGATTTCGGTTTCTTGAATAGGGTCTTTCATGACGTAACACACACTCACGTCTTGCATCACTTGATCTCGTACATTCCGCATTATCACGCGAAGGAAGCTAGGGACGCGATCAACCCGATTTTGGGTGAATATTATAAGATTGATAGGACTCCAATTTTTAAAGCTATGTGGAGAGAGGCTAAAGAGTGCATGTATATTGAACCAGATCAAGATAGCAAACATCAAGGTGTATATTGGTACCATAAATTGTGAGAAATTTATGGTTTCCTAATCGTATGCTACTCCTATATTGAATTCCATACCAATTGTGTATGTTATTGCATTTATATAACATCGTTTGTTTGGTGTAACCTTCCCTAGGGAGTTTTTGACCAAACTCATGTATTATGTAAACATAATTCCCAAAGcactgtatttaaaaaaaaaaaattgctaaacaaattttatatttttattttctttttactatcaTATATAAAAGAAAGTAGTTGAGTATGTATCATGTCACTCCTTACCATTTTCTAGTCGACTCTAAAGTCACACTCTAATTATACACTTTTTACTCTATTTGCTCATCTATTTTTATTCTTTATAAAGCAAGTAACTttaataatactataatataaatataaattaaatataaacatTACATATACATATGGCACATAGTACGTGCCCTACATATCTATGCAAAGAAACAATCATGGTCGACCATGCAGGTTCACATCGACAAATAATTTGAGACAACACTGAGTCACGATCATCATATTACCATTGATGCAAATAAACGAAAGCTTTATAGTCTAACCATATATGCACGACTTAGACAACCATTGAAGCCGTCGATCCTCTTCCCTTTTAACTGATTTGAGGTCCACTCGAATGTTTTAGATGAGTCTCGTTGAGAATAATTGGCCCACTCAACCATTATGTCTCGAAGAATTTTCTATTCCATTTTTTTCAAATTATATAATGCAATAGTTATGCATAGAAAGATATTTAATGTAAACAGTGAATTAGTATTTGGTATTGATAAATTATTTAATGTAAATAGTGATATTTATCTTAATTATTGTATATACATAGTTTGCATTCTCTGCAACAATCGTGTTTATATATCTCTGTATCGAGTTCTTCTTTCGTGTATTGTAACCGGTTAGGCCCCCTCTTTATTGTGCCTTAGAGTAATATATTCGTTTTTCGAAGAAAAAAATAGTGAATTAGTATTTGGTATTGATAAATTATTTCGCTGCTATCTAACTCTCacgttttaatatattaatttctatatatattcaaaaattaattgattaaattatatataagtattttaGTTTTATCAGCATGTAATTCTAAAAAAAATGTTCGCGTATATGTGTGCATTCGATACCAGAAaatgaagatttccagcctacaactcatatggaagtagcaaagttgatgacgatgacggccgccaaccttctccgttcacaccattccaccgccatagaatttttactataaatagaggtgcaaacctcagttgtaaatcatcccaaatcactcagagaagtgtaatcacaaccttgagagtgtgtgtgagttttgagagttttttttgtaagagttttgtaatactctgtaaatctattcttgtgagtaatagagttgtttttctctcaaatttatatctctcaacgtccaggcgatccccctcttcctaacaagtggtatcaagagcttggttagagacggtcgagttttgggttttctgaagttttcttaaaatccaattttgagtgtaccattggattcgtctcgtcgaaccgagtccaacgcaaaaaacggtgacttaaacggagttataacgagcccagaaaacgcggtcaaagtttggtcaactcgtcgGAATCTCGCCGGacaagacgaccggtgccggaattttcgccggagaagatgATCACTGTAGCAaattactgtagcaattctgaaattttacaatttggtccgtgaaattttcagaatttcat includes these proteins:
- the LOC139851494 gene encoding delta(12) fatty acid desaturase DES8.11-like codes for the protein MGAGGRMSDSSNQANDLLKRVPTDPPFSLSDLKKAIPAHCFDRSVIRSSYYVVHDLIITYVFYYLANTYIPLIPAPFAYLAWPVYWFCQASILTGLWVIGHECGHHAFSDYQLIDDVVGFVLHSALFTPYFSWKYSHRSHHANTNSLDNDEVYIPKRKSKVMIYSKILNNPPGRVFTLVFRLTLGFPLYLLTNVSGKKYERFANHFDPLSPIFTERERIQVVLSDLGIIGVFYALRLLVAAKGLSWVMSMYVIPVIGVHAFFVLITYLHHTHLSLPHYDSTEWKWIKGALSTIDRDFGFLNRVFHDVTHTHVLHHLISYIPHYHAKEARDAINPILGEYYKIDRTPIFKAMWREAKECMYIEPDQDSKHQGVYWYHKL